The DNA region AAAAGGCTGGTAACGGAAGGAGGTCAATCACTCTATGAACTCTCTAAGCTTTTCCCTTTTTATTCTATGTGAAAAACATGTTTTGACTTTGATATCAAAGATATCACAAGCACATCCGACCACCACTTCTTACTCCTTTAAAGGCACTCGGAGCGTCATCGGAGCTTATGGTTACAAAACAAGCTGTATGAAAAGTATAATTCTACCTAGCCCTTCAATTGCGTACGTACCGCACTCcgttttatttttcaaacttctttttCACATTCATTTTGTAGTTAGAAAAAAGATATACAACCTCTTAGTACTATTTACACAATTTTCAcacatcacttttttttttttaatttttttaattttttctttcattaaatatttaatatatggacgatgaatagaagaatttaattaatttaagaagaataaactcaaagcaaaattttaaaaaaatattaaaaaattaaaaatatatggtgTAGGGAGGTTGGGTGGTTATATAGCTAGCAttgctctctctgttttttttttttttttcctccctttttttgttttgacttTTTCCcattttgaagatgtttttgAATCAGAAAAAAGTAGCTAGCTAGATATATAACTGATCATTTGTATTGATAAGCATCTACGTACGAGAAAAGAGCGGTAATTAAGGGGCTAAGTAGCATTTTCATAATCATCATGGTAACGTACACGTAATAATAAAGACTATAGGGAGGGCTATCTTTTGCAATTAAAGTAATTATAACGACATTATTGAAATTTCTAGTTctctggaaaataaaaaataaaataaaattgccaAACTGAACGCAATGTTGAAGAGCCATAGCCACTAGGGTCAATATATAATAGCCAGAGAGTCAATTCTTTTACTCAGATTTTTTTTACCGCTGTGAAAGCTGATAGGGTACTGGAGAATCTGGAGACCACCGGCCTTCGAAATTAAGGTCAAACAAGAACTTACAGGCACTGCtatatattttctaataatGGTAAGTGGTCCCTTTTACCCTTTAGACaccgtcatcatcatcaagtacACGTTCGTTTGGAGGAATCTGCCCATTACTTTGGCTCAAAAATATATAGCTTGGGTCTGACAAAGTCAGTGGAATAGAAGCTCTGGGGAATGGAATAGAAACTGGATTTTCGGATTCTGAGAAGCTTAAagacaataaaatataagtctAAGCTACTAGCTTTGTGTGTCATGGGATGTTAATCTAGAtcatttgaatataaatttgagccatgtgttggaacttggtTCAGGTCTACTTACGTACTTACATTTCCAAATAATAGCGTTCAAAGACTGACAATATAAAATTACTAATTCCTTGGAAgtttgctttgtcttgatttgCAGTGAAAATATCAGAACTTTCATGAAATTAAGATGATAATTGGGAAATTAAACATGGACCCATGATCCCTAGAAGCTCCAGATTTTGTGGTTTCTTGagattcctcgatttggattaAACTAAAATGAGGTTCATTAAGGCAGGCACAAGTAAATTACTAGAATTAAATTAGACCTTGACAAAATCCATTTTCTTGTCTTGGGGCTTTCTTGGTAGTTGTTCTGTCTAAGAGCTTTGTTATTTGCTTCTCTGTGAGCCAGCGCAGCCTCGCAAAACACACACTCCTTTAAGTCATCGCCAGAAAAGACGGCTTAACCTTCGGAGGCAGACCCCTTTCCAGGAAGCATATAATGGCTTCAAACTAAGTGAGCTTCGTCAAGTAGTTGGTGCTTTTGTGTTGCTTCTTTGAGCTAGCTGGTGATCATTATCTTGGGGTTTGCTTCACAGGAGCAAGAAAGCAGCTTTTGTTCCAAAGTTTCAGTTTGGTTAGTTTTGCAGAAACTTTCTTAATCCACAAGTTCTTTTCTGTTAAAGATAGGAAGACACGTTGAGGCTGAAAGTTTCTCATTAGTCCATTTCGAACgggaaataatttaaaaaaaaatccgtaGATAGCGTTTCGATCTCTAGCTAGTCTTTTTCTTTCTAGTGTAGTcaccaagaaaaaaattagggttCAGAAAGTAGGGAGAGGAAGATATGGATGGGAGTAGTACTGACGCTGAACATAAACTAGACGAAATATTGCTTCCGGGGTTTCGATTCCATCCAACTGACGAGGAGCTTGTTGGGTTTTATCTGAAGAGAAAGATTCAGCAACGGCATCTCCCCATCGAGCTTATCAAGCAGCTCGATATCTATAAATATGATCCTTGGGATCTTCCAAGTAAGAAAGTCTTTCAAGCTTATGTAAATTACTATTATGCATGACTCGTTGTAGCTTTTCataccctagctagctagcaagcaAAGATAAATTTTACTGCAACTTTGAGTCTGTTTCTGTGTTCCAGCTCAGTGGCTAATAGTTTTTGCTACTAATTTTTCGTGTAGAGTTGGGGACTACTGGGGAAAAAGAGTGGTATTTCTTCTGCCCTAGGGACAGGAAATACAGAAACAGTGCGCGGCCTAACCGGGTAACTGGAGCTGGGTTTTGGAAAGCCACGGGAACTGACCGGCCGATCTACTCTTCCCAAGGTTCCAAGTgcattggcttgaagaaatccctTGTTTTCTACAGAGGTAGAGCCGCCAAAGGAGTCAAAACTGATTGGATGATGCATGAGTTTCGGTTACCTTCACTCACCGACTCATTACCATCAAAGAGATTCGTGGACAAAAACATTCCTGCCAATGTAGGTATCTCCGAACTAAGGTGTATTCTTTCAATATTTTGCCTATATTTGAATTATAGATATTAATCATGATTATCTGTGCTTTATGTGCAGGATTCGTGGGCAATATGCAGGATATTCAAGAAAACGAATTCCACAACCCAGAGAACTTTCTCACAGTACTCTTGGGTCTCTCCAATACTACCGGAAACTAATTTCAGTCAATTATTCAGTTCGGAGAACACGTCATTATTAAGTACATCAAAAACCAGTACTTGTTCGGCCGTTGATCAGTTCCCTATCAACAATGATATGGCTACATTTTCTCCCGTAGATTTTCCATCGTACCAGTCATTAAACCAGAAAATAGTAGATAAACCTCCTCAACTGCCCGTACTCTCAACTGGAGAACACCACCCAAGCTTTCTTTTTTCGCCTCTAGAAACTTCAGTACCGGCAAAATGCAGCTTGGACATGCTGTTGAACATGCCGCCTTCAATGTTTGGTGATTTTGGGAACAAGCTGGCCGGCATTGAGAGCATAGTCGACGACTATGGTACCGGCCCACAAGAACATTGCAATGGCTTCTCTATAAATTTACTTCAAGACATGCAAGGTGGGAAGGTCGATGGATCAGGAGGTGATGAACATGACAATGTTTCAATGAAGTTTAATATTCCTAATACCGATGATCAGTGGGAGA from Carya illinoinensis cultivar Pawnee chromosome 6, C.illinoinensisPawnee_v1, whole genome shotgun sequence includes:
- the LOC122314465 gene encoding putative NAC domain-containing protein 94, with amino-acid sequence MDGSSTDAEHKLDEILLPGFRFHPTDEELVGFYLKRKIQQRHLPIELIKQLDIYKYDPWDLPKLGTTGEKEWYFFCPRDRKYRNSARPNRVTGAGFWKATGTDRPIYSSQGSKCIGLKKSLVFYRGRAAKGVKTDWMMHEFRLPSLTDSLPSKRFVDKNIPANDSWAICRIFKKTNSTTQRTFSQYSWVSPILPETNFSQLFSSENTSLLSTSKTSTCSAVDQFPINNDMATFSPVDFPSYQSLNQKIVDKPPQLPVLSTGEHHPSFLFSPLETSVPAKCSLDMLLNMPPSMFGDFGNKLAGIESIVDDYGTGPQEHCNGFSINLLQDMQGGKVDGSGGDEHDNVSMKFNIPNTDDQWETVRSIGFPFSLPLNSTSSTNAWKPNLVMWDSSPCPSEMPTRFSTTKSYT